Proteins encoded within one genomic window of Gallus gallus isolate bGalGal1 chromosome 1, bGalGal1.mat.broiler.GRCg7b, whole genome shotgun sequence:
- the RDX gene encoding radixin: MPKPINVRVTTMDAELEFAIQPNTTGKQLFDQVVKTVGLREVWFFGLQYVDSKGYSTWLKLNKKVTQQDVRKENPLQFKFRAKFFPEDVSEELIQEITQRLFFLQVKEAILNDEIYCPPETAVLLASYAVQSKYGDYNKEIHKLGYLANDRLLPQRVLEQHKLTKEQWEERIQNWHEEHRGMLREDSMMEYLKIAQDLEMYGVNYFEIKNKKGTELWLGVDALGLNIYEHDDKLTPKIGFPWSEIRNISFNDKKFVIKPIDKKAPDFVFYAPRLRINKRILALCMGNHELYMRRRKPDTIEVQQMKAQAREEKHQKQLERAQLENEKKKREIAEKEKERIEREKEELMERLRQIEEQTMKAQKELEEQTRRALELDQERKRAKEEAERLEKERRAAEEAKAALAKQAADQMKNQEQLAAELAEFTAKIALLEEAKKKKEEEASEWQHKAFAAQEDLEKTKEELKSVMSAPPPPPPPPVIPPTENEHDEHDENNAEASAELSSDGVLNHRSEEERVTETQKNERVKKQLQALSSELAQARDETKKTQNDVLHAENVKAGRDKYKTLRQIRQGNTKQRIDEFEAM, from the exons ATCAACGTCAGAGTAACCACAATGGATGCAGAGCTGGAATTTGCCATCCAACCCAATACAACAGGCAAGCAGCTCTTTGATCAG gtGGTAAAAACTGTTGGTCTTCGTGAAGTTTGGTTTTTTGGACTGCAGTATGTGGACAGCAAAGGCTACTCAACGTGGCTGAAGCTAAATAAAAAG gtAACACAGCAAgatgtaaggaaagaaaatcctttGCAGTTTAAATTCAGGGCCAAGTTTTTTCCAGAGGATGTATCTGAAGAGTTAATTCAGGAAATAACACAAAGACTTTTCTTCCTGCAAGTCAAAGAAGCTATCTTAAATGATGAGATATATTGTCCACCAGAAACGGCTGTTCTTCTCGCTTCTTACGCTGTCCAGTCCAAGTATGGAGATTACAATAAGGAGATACATAAACTAGGCTACCTAGCCAATGACAGGCTTCTCCCTCAGCG TGTGTTAGAACAGCACAAACTGACAAAAGAACAATGGGAAGAGAGAATACAGAATTGGCATGAAGAGCACAGGGGAATGTTAAG GGAAGATTCTATGATGGAATACCTTAAGATAGCACAAGATTTGGAAATGTATGGAGTCaactattttgaaataaagaataaaaaaggaacTGAGTTGTGGTTAGGAGTTGATGCCTTGGGTCTGAATATTTATGAACATGATGATAA gcTGACACCCAAGATTGGTTTTCCTTGGAGTGAAATAAGAAACATCTCTTTCAATGACAAGAAGTTTGTCATAAAGCCAATTGACAAAAAGGCCCCT gattttgttttttatgcaCCTCGTCTGAGAATTAACAAGCGTATTTTGGCACTGTGTATGGGAAATCATGAATTGTACATGAGGAGGAGGAAACCTGATACAATTGAAGTGCAACAGATGAAGGCCCAAGCTAGAGAGGAGAAACATCAGAAACAATTGGAAAG agcacagcttgaaaatgagaagaagaaaagggagattgcagaaaaggaaaaggaaagaatagagcgtgaaaaggaagaattaatgGAACGCTTAAGACAAATTGAGGAACAAACAATGAAAGCTCAGAAAG AGCTAGAGGAGCAGACCAGGAGAGCTCTAGAACTGGATCAGGAGCGAAAACGTGCAAAAGAAGAAGCAGAGCGCCTGGAAAAGGAGCGCCGAGCAGCTGAAGAAGCTAAAGCTGCTCTAGCCAAACAGGCAGCTGATCAAATGAAGAACCAGGAGCAGCTA gcAGCAGAACTTGCTGAATTCACTGCCAAGATTGCACTTCTGGAGGaggccaagaaaaaaaaagaggaggaagccTCAGAATGGCAGCACAAA GCTTTTGCAGCCCAGGAGGACTTAGAAAAGACCAAAGAAGAACTGAAATCTGTGATGtctgctcctcctccacctcctcccccaCCAGTTATTCCTCCAACAGAGAATGAACACGATGAACATGATGAAAACAATGCTGAAGCCAGTGCAGAACTGTCTTCTGATGGCGTCCTGAATCACAGGAGTGAGGAGGAACGGgtaacagaaacacagaaaaatgaacGTGTTAAGAAACAGCTCCAG GCTTTAAGTTCTGAGTTGGCCCAAGCCAGAGATGAAaccaagaaaacacaaaatgatgTCCTTCATGCTGAGAATGTTAAAGCAGGCCGTGATAAGTACAAGACTCTTCGACAAATCCGACAAGGCAATACAAAGCAGCGTATTGATGAGTTTGAAGCAATGTGA
- the RDX gene encoding radixin isoform X2, with protein sequence MQSWNLPSNPIQQASSSLISVLEQHKLTKEQWEERIQNWHEEHRGMLREDSMMEYLKIAQDLEMYGVNYFEIKNKKGTELWLGVDALGLNIYEHDDKLTPKIGFPWSEIRNISFNDKKFVIKPIDKKAPDFVFYAPRLRINKRILALCMGNHELYMRRRKPDTIEVQQMKAQAREEKHQKQLERAQLENEKKKREIAEKEKERIEREKEELMERLRQIEEQTMKAQKELEEQTRRALELDQERKRAKEEAERLEKERRAAEEAKAALAKQAADQMKNQEQLAAELAEFTAKIALLEEAKKKKEEEASEWQHKAFAAQEDLEKTKEELKSVMSAPPPPPPPPVIPPTENEHDEHDENNAEASAELSSDGVLNHRSEEERVTETQKNERVKKQLQALSSELAQARDETKKTQNDVLHAENVKAGRDKYKTLRQIRQGNTKQRIDEFEAM encoded by the exons ATGCAGAGCTGGAATTTGCCATCCAACCCAATACAACAGGCAAGCAGCTCTTTGATCAG TGTGTTAGAACAGCACAAACTGACAAAAGAACAATGGGAAGAGAGAATACAGAATTGGCATGAAGAGCACAGGGGAATGTTAAG GGAAGATTCTATGATGGAATACCTTAAGATAGCACAAGATTTGGAAATGTATGGAGTCaactattttgaaataaagaataaaaaaggaacTGAGTTGTGGTTAGGAGTTGATGCCTTGGGTCTGAATATTTATGAACATGATGATAA gcTGACACCCAAGATTGGTTTTCCTTGGAGTGAAATAAGAAACATCTCTTTCAATGACAAGAAGTTTGTCATAAAGCCAATTGACAAAAAGGCCCCT gattttgttttttatgcaCCTCGTCTGAGAATTAACAAGCGTATTTTGGCACTGTGTATGGGAAATCATGAATTGTACATGAGGAGGAGGAAACCTGATACAATTGAAGTGCAACAGATGAAGGCCCAAGCTAGAGAGGAGAAACATCAGAAACAATTGGAAAG agcacagcttgaaaatgagaagaagaaaagggagattgcagaaaaggaaaaggaaagaatagagcgtgaaaaggaagaattaatgGAACGCTTAAGACAAATTGAGGAACAAACAATGAAAGCTCAGAAAG AGCTAGAGGAGCAGACCAGGAGAGCTCTAGAACTGGATCAGGAGCGAAAACGTGCAAAAGAAGAAGCAGAGCGCCTGGAAAAGGAGCGCCGAGCAGCTGAAGAAGCTAAAGCTGCTCTAGCCAAACAGGCAGCTGATCAAATGAAGAACCAGGAGCAGCTA gcAGCAGAACTTGCTGAATTCACTGCCAAGATTGCACTTCTGGAGGaggccaagaaaaaaaaagaggaggaagccTCAGAATGGCAGCACAAA GCTTTTGCAGCCCAGGAGGACTTAGAAAAGACCAAAGAAGAACTGAAATCTGTGATGtctgctcctcctccacctcctcccccaCCAGTTATTCCTCCAACAGAGAATGAACACGATGAACATGATGAAAACAATGCTGAAGCCAGTGCAGAACTGTCTTCTGATGGCGTCCTGAATCACAGGAGTGAGGAGGAACGGgtaacagaaacacagaaaaatgaacGTGTTAAGAAACAGCTCCAG GCTTTAAGTTCTGAGTTGGCCCAAGCCAGAGATGAAaccaagaaaacacaaaatgatgTCCTTCATGCTGAGAATGTTAAAGCAGGCCGTGATAAGTACAAGACTCTTCGACAAATCCGACAAGGCAATACAAAGCAGCGTATTGATGAGTTTGAAGCAATGTGA